In Streptomyces paludis, the genomic stretch GCCCCCGCGTCCGCGTACGCGGCGAGCGGCACGGCGGAGGTGGCCGCGGCCCTCAAGAAGGGCCCCGTCTATGTCGATCCGCGGGTCGCGAGCGCGCTCCCGAAGGCCGACGCGGAGGCGCTCGCGAAGAGGATCGTGGACGCGGACAGGCCCGTGTTCGTCGCGGTGCTGCCGGAGGACGACGCGTTCCCCCGCGCCACCGTGATCGCGGACGTACGGTCGCTCACCGGTATCACCGGGGTGTACGCGGTCCGGCTCGGTGACGCCTTCAGCGCCGGGGCCGACCCGCGCGTGATGTCCCGCAACGCCGTCGACAACCTCCGGGGCGCGGCCCGGCGCGCCGCGCCCGACGACGCCACCGCCCAGCTGAACAGCTTTGTCGACCAGGCGCTCCAGCAGGCCACGGGCACCGCCCCCGCCTCCTGGTCCGGGGACGGCGCCGACGGCGACGGCGAGGGCTCCGGATCCACCGGACTGATCGTCCTGGGCGGTGTGGCGGTCGCGGGCGGAGCCGGCGCGTACGCCCTCCACCGCAAGCGGAAGCGGGAGCGCGAGGAGCGCGAGCGGGCCGAACTGGCCGCTCTGCGCGTGGTGGTGGACGAGGACATCACCTCCTTCGGCGAGGAGCTGGACCGCCTCGGCTTCACCCCGTCGGAGCGCGGCGCCACCGAAGAGATGCGCCAGGACTACGGGCAGGCGCTCGACGCGTACGAGAAGGCCAGGACGCAGGCCGAGGCCGCCGCCCGGCCCGACGACATCCGGCCGGCCGTCGAGACCCTGGAACAGGGCCGGTTCGCGCTGGCGACCCTGGCCGCCCGCCGGGCCGGCGAGGCGCTCCCGGAGCGCCGCGTCCCCTGCTTCTTCGACCCCCGGCACGGCCCCTCGGTCTCCGATGTGCCGTGGGCCCCGCCGGGCGGCGCCGAGCGGCCCGTGCCCGCCTGCGCCACGGACGCGGAGCTGGCCGCGCGGGGCGGGACGCCGCAGTCCCGGATGGTCGACACCCCGCAGGGCGCCCAGCCGTACTGGAACGCCGGTCCCGCCTACTCGCCCTGGGCGGGCGGCTACTTCGGGCTCGCCGCCGGTGCGGTGGGCGGTCTGCTCGTGGGCACGATGATCGGCTCCATGCTCAGCGCGCCGGCGGCCTTCGCGGACTCCGGCGCGGGCCTCGGCGAGAGCCTCCCCGAGGGCGGTGATGTCTCGGGCGCCGACTTCAACGCGGCCGACTTCGGTGGAGGGTTCGGCGGGTCCGGCGGCTTCGGCGGATCGGGCGACTCGGGCGGTGACTTCGGGGGCGGCGACTGGTGAGGTACGGACCGGGCGGCGCGTACGGCTGTGGCCGCGGCGCCGCCCGGTCGGGAGGCTGACGTCACGTCACTTCCGTACGGCCTGAACGGACTTCCGTCCTCCGCCGTCGCCGGTCAGTGCTGCGGCGGCGGCACCGGGCCGTCGAAACCGCCCCGCTGCTGGGCGTTCTGCTCGTCGCTCACGGCCCGGTAGATCAGATCCTTCAGGCCCTCCGGGTCCGGCACGTGCTTGAGGGTGAGCATCCCCTGCTCGGACGCGGACTGGATGAACAGCGTGCCCTCCCGCATGATCCGCTCCCACAGCGTGGCGCGGAACGAGACATCGTTGACCCGGATCAGCGGAATGCTGTGTCCGGTCTTCGTCAGAAACCCACTGCGCTTGTAGATGCGCTTCGTGGTCACGATGTACAGCGTGCCGCGCCACTTGAGCAGCGGTATCAGCCACAACCAGACGGAAGCGATCAAAGCCAGACCGAGGATGACATAGTCGGTATTGGTGGCCCAGTCCTCACCCGAAGGGGTGAGCCAGATGAGCACCGTCGCCACCACCCAGATCAGTGCCAGCAGCAGGAATTCGGTGACGATCTCGGTCCAGTGCTGGCGCGTGGCGTGCACCAGTTGTTCATCGGGCGCCAAATGGCGGTCTACGGAAACCATGCGGGAATCCTGGCACAGTGCGCGACCGGCCGAAACGGGTCGCCCGCCGGAGTGGTGTTCCCCCCGGGGCCACCGTGTGCTCGTGGGCCGTTCATTTACCGCTCCTAGGGTCGGGTGCCTGATCGAATACTCGATCCGGACGAGGAGACATACCGCTATGCGAGGCAGACCCGCTAAGGTCCTGACCGTTCTGGCCGTGACCGGCACCCTGGCCGCCGGGACCGCGGTGGCGGCCAACTCGGCCCCCCAGACCAGCGGTCGGGGCACCGAGATCCGCAATGTCATCTACCTGCTCGGCGACGGCATGGGCCGTACGCATGTCACGGCGGGCCGGGACCGTTTCTACGGCGCCGCCGGCAAGCTGAACATGGAGCGCCTGCCCTACACCGGCGCCGTCGCGACGTACGCGGTCGAGAAGGACAGCGACCAGCCCGCGCTGGTGACCGACTCGGCCAGCTCCGCCACCGCCTGGGCGTCCGGCGTCAAGACGTACAACGCGGCGATCGGCGTGGACTCGTACGAGAAGCGCGTCGTCACGATGATGGAGCAGGCGAAGGCGGCCGGCTTTGCCACCGGCAACGTCTCCACCGCCGAGATCACGGACGCCACCCCGGCGGCGCAGTTCAGCCACGCGCTGCTGCGCGGCTGCCAGGGCCCCGTCTACTCGGACGCGGCCTGCCTGCCGAAGAAGGCCGACGGCTCCTACGAGACGCCGCCCAAGGACAAGACGCTGATCACCCCGATCGCGCAGCAGATCGCCCGCAACGGCACGGCCGATGTCATCCTCGGCGGCGGCCTCGCCCGCTTCCAGCCGGACGACCAGAAGGCGCTGAAGGCCCAGGGCTACGAGGTGCTCGGCAGCTTCGGCGACCCGAAGCTCCCCACGCAGACGGCCGACAGCCAGCGCGTCGCGACCAAGGCCGAGCTGGAC encodes the following:
- a CDS encoding PH domain-containing protein — protein: MVSVDRHLAPDEQLVHATRQHWTEIVTEFLLLALIWVVATVLIWLTPSGEDWATNTDYVILGLALIASVWLWLIPLLKWRGTLYIVTTKRIYKRSGFLTKTGHSIPLIRVNDVSFRATLWERIMREGTLFIQSASEQGMLTLKHVPDPEGLKDLIYRAVSDEQNAQQRGGFDGPVPPPQH
- a CDS encoding alkaline phosphatase, producing MRGRPAKVLTVLAVTGTLAAGTAVAANSAPQTSGRGTEIRNVIYLLGDGMGRTHVTAGRDRFYGAAGKLNMERLPYTGAVATYAVEKDSDQPALVTDSASSATAWASGVKTYNAAIGVDSYEKRVVTMMEQAKAAGFATGNVSTAEITDATPAAQFSHALLRGCQGPVYSDAACLPKKADGSYETPPKDKTLITPIAQQIARNGTADVILGGGLARFQPDDQKALKAQGYEVLGSFGDPKLPTQTADSQRVATKAELDKTRGRKVIGLFNRGNLTVERAKAGLPAGAPQKQEPTLAEMTRKSISLLGDAQKSAGKKAKGFFLQVEGAQIDKRSHANDAAQTLDEIKAFDDAVKAAYDFAKKDGHTLVVVTADHECAGFNIIEKGSYVNAEAATPPGNVDSGNTANNSTPSRTASGAKDPARSSGIVNGSGADDAKNFGPATFRTPDDPKSVKDGSADASLWLTYLSGNHTGADVPIYAYGPNGSAFAASQNNTELYGKLYRSLFGKAPAKH